The following are from one region of the Mesorhizobium sp. B4-1-4 genome:
- a CDS encoding acetolactate synthase catalytic subunit gives MPASASNSTVALRLGEALVRHGVVTTFGQSLPSAFHLAAPHLGISQTVYRQENMGGTMADGYARISRKVGIVTAQNGPAATLLVPPLAEALKASVPVVALVQEVTRETVDKNAFQELDHVKLFEGVSKFVRRIDRAERLDDYVDMAFTAATSGRPGPAVLLLPADLLIEKAEAGSKRRISLGTFPLDRCLADPSRIEAAARLLADADRPVVIAGGGIHISDASGELARLQEDAHLPVATTFMGKGSVDETHPLSIGVVGNTMGMGARTRELKSTINEADVVLLVGNRTNQNGTDSWTLYPKSARFIHIDADPTEVGRNYEALRLVGDAKLTLAALRTAILKLDLMKRSASRAAVEGRIAEAVTRWTGLIKAVTERDGKNVRPERVAAEIDRRLGASDIITADASYSSNWINTYMTAKAAGQRFLAPRGLAGLGWGVPLAIGAQVAAPQARVVALVGDGGFGHSWAELETLRRLQLPVIIVVLNNGILGFQTHAEDVKFGEHTIACDFADVDHAAIARACGIDAERVEVGEAVGPALDRAFASGKPYLLEIKTDPTAKPPLTLFSGHFPEPF, from the coding sequence ATGCCCGCTTCCGCATCTAATTCGACAGTCGCTTTGCGCTTAGGCGAAGCACTGGTTCGGCACGGGGTCGTTACCACCTTTGGGCAGAGCTTACCCTCCGCCTTTCACTTGGCTGCACCGCATCTCGGCATTTCTCAAACCGTGTACCGCCAAGAGAACATGGGGGGCACCATGGCGGACGGTTACGCCCGGATTTCCCGAAAAGTCGGCATCGTGACAGCGCAGAATGGACCCGCCGCGACGCTCTTGGTTCCCCCGCTCGCCGAGGCACTTAAGGCTTCCGTACCTGTGGTCGCGCTTGTCCAAGAGGTTACGCGGGAAACGGTCGATAAGAATGCTTTTCAGGAACTCGATCATGTGAAACTGTTCGAAGGCGTTTCGAAGTTCGTCAGACGTATCGACCGGGCGGAGCGTTTGGACGACTACGTCGACATGGCGTTCACGGCAGCTACGTCAGGGCGCCCCGGGCCTGCCGTGTTGCTCTTGCCGGCAGATTTACTGATCGAGAAAGCTGAGGCGGGCTCCAAACGACGTATATCACTGGGAACTTTCCCGCTCGATCGCTGTCTGGCTGACCCGTCGCGAATTGAAGCTGCCGCCAGGCTTCTGGCTGATGCGGATCGACCGGTCGTGATCGCAGGCGGGGGGATTCACATTTCCGACGCCTCAGGGGAGCTGGCCCGACTGCAGGAGGACGCGCATTTGCCCGTCGCCACCACTTTCATGGGAAAGGGAAGCGTCGACGAAACACACCCGCTGTCGATCGGCGTCGTCGGCAACACAATGGGTATGGGTGCCCGGACTCGAGAACTCAAGTCAACGATCAATGAGGCTGATGTTGTCCTGCTGGTAGGCAACCGTACCAACCAGAACGGCACGGATTCGTGGACGCTGTACCCCAAATCCGCCCGGTTCATCCATATTGACGCCGACCCTACTGAGGTCGGGCGCAATTACGAAGCCTTGCGGCTTGTCGGGGACGCCAAGCTCACCCTCGCGGCATTGCGGACGGCAATTCTGAAGCTCGACCTTATGAAGCGGAGCGCCAGCCGCGCCGCCGTCGAAGGGCGGATCGCCGAGGCAGTAACCCGATGGACCGGGCTTATAAAAGCCGTCACCGAACGCGACGGCAAGAATGTGCGTCCCGAAAGAGTAGCTGCAGAAATCGACAGGCGCTTGGGCGCAAGCGACATCATTACCGCCGACGCGTCTTACTCATCGAACTGGATAAACACCTACATGACTGCAAAGGCGGCGGGCCAACGGTTCCTTGCGCCCCGAGGGCTCGCGGGCCTGGGCTGGGGAGTTCCGCTCGCCATCGGGGCTCAGGTTGCGGCGCCTCAGGCACGCGTCGTTGCGCTGGTCGGCGATGGCGGCTTTGGGCACTCCTGGGCCGAACTGGAGACGCTGCGAAGGCTCCAACTGCCGGTGATAATCGTGGTCTTGAACAACGGCATTCTCGGATTTCAGACGCATGCCGAAGATGTTAAGTTCGGCGAGCACACGATCGCCTGTGACTTCGCAGACGTCGATCATGCGGCCATAGCGAGGGCTTGCGGAATTGACGCCGAGCGGGTCGAGGTCGGTGAGGCGGTCGGCCCAGCCCTTGACCGGGCCTTTGCTTCGGGAAAGCCATATCTGCTTGAAATCAAGACCGACCCCACAGCCAAACCCCCGCTGACCCTGTTTTCAGGGCATTTTCCCGAACCGTTCTAG
- a CDS encoding MFS transporter, translating to MAMEHSGLLAPLENRTFRTIWLASQVSSLGWLMQTVALSWLMTTISTSDVMVALVQASSTLPTFFLAIFVGAIADNYSRRTVMIIGRGLMMTASAMLTVLMILGVVDPWIILAFSFLDGCGIALADPAWQASVGDIVERRKLPAAITLISVGFNTVRSVGPALGGIVVAAFGPLFTFALTTIGFTAPLTALWRNKWKVHSSSLPRERMTTAIHDGLRFTAMSSEIKTIIMRGMLFGLAGIATLALLPLVVRDHLHSGPVSYGILMGGFGVGAFLGGLSNTILRRRLTQERLITLACVACAACTLSLALTASVLIATISLAVGGAGWVTAWSGLGVTVQLASPRWITGRTISIYNAFAYGGIAGGSWLWGAVTENYSLTTALACSAIATFLVACIGLKFPISNRSESELEPLGEVIHPAIALDLRPRSGPILVTIEYSIPDQNLDPFLDLMRERRHVQSRVGARNWTLTRDVQHPARWLETYRTPTWTDYLRLQHRLTTADKSLDGEFLKLNAQTGRPQTSILIERPTGAFRKSPPTVPYVSRK from the coding sequence ATGGCGATGGAACACAGCGGCCTATTGGCGCCTTTAGAGAACCGCACCTTTCGAACGATCTGGCTCGCCAGCCAGGTCTCGAGCCTCGGCTGGTTGATGCAAACCGTCGCGCTCAGCTGGCTAATGACCACGATCTCAACCTCCGACGTGATGGTCGCACTGGTTCAAGCATCATCCACGTTGCCGACTTTCTTCCTCGCTATCTTTGTTGGAGCCATCGCCGACAACTACAGCCGACGCACCGTCATGATCATCGGCCGCGGCCTGATGATGACGGCATCCGCGATGCTGACGGTGCTTATGATCCTTGGCGTCGTTGATCCATGGATCATCCTAGCCTTCAGTTTCCTGGACGGATGCGGCATCGCACTGGCCGATCCAGCCTGGCAAGCTTCCGTCGGTGATATTGTGGAGCGGCGCAAGCTACCGGCGGCCATCACCTTGATTTCCGTGGGTTTCAATACGGTCCGAAGTGTCGGCCCGGCGCTTGGAGGCATTGTGGTGGCCGCCTTCGGACCGCTCTTTACCTTCGCCCTGACGACCATTGGTTTCACTGCTCCACTCACCGCACTGTGGCGCAACAAATGGAAGGTGCATTCATCATCACTTCCCCGCGAAAGAATGACGACTGCCATCCATGACGGTCTGCGCTTCACCGCCATGTCCTCGGAAATCAAGACGATAATCATGCGCGGGATGTTGTTCGGACTTGCAGGCATAGCCACATTGGCTCTCCTGCCCTTGGTTGTGCGCGACCATCTGCATAGCGGTCCAGTCTCCTATGGAATCCTGATGGGCGGTTTTGGCGTCGGTGCGTTCCTGGGTGGGCTATCAAATACCATTCTTCGACGCCGGCTAACGCAGGAACGCTTGATCACGCTGGCGTGCGTCGCATGCGCGGCTTGCACCTTGTCCCTTGCCCTGACCGCTTCAGTCTTGATCGCAACAATCTCGCTTGCGGTAGGCGGCGCCGGCTGGGTAACCGCGTGGTCGGGACTGGGCGTGACCGTTCAACTTGCGAGCCCAAGATGGATCACAGGACGCACGATTTCGATCTATAACGCCTTCGCCTATGGCGGGATTGCGGGTGGCAGTTGGCTGTGGGGCGCTGTAACTGAGAATTACTCGCTGACCACCGCATTGGCCTGCTCCGCTATCGCTACATTCCTGGTTGCCTGCATTGGGCTTAAATTTCCGATCAGCAACCGATCAGAATCGGAACTCGAGCCCTTAGGGGAAGTCATTCATCCCGCGATAGCGCTTGATCTGAGGCCCAGAAGCGGTCCCATTCTGGTCACGATCGAATATTCCATACCGGATCAAAATCTCGATCCTTTTCTGGATCTGATGCGCGAACGGCGGCACGTCCAAAGCCGTGTGGGTGCGCGCAATTGGACGCTGACGCGCGATGTGCAGCACCCAGCGCGTTGGCTGGAAACGTATCGAACACCAACATGGACGGATTACCTTCGCCTGCAACACCGCCTTACCACAGCGGACAAGAGCCTGGACGGAGAGTTTTTGAAGCTGAATGCGCAGACAGGGCGGCCCCAGACATCCATCTTGATTGAGCGTCCGACAGGCGCGTTTAGAAAATCACCGCCGACGGTTCCGTATGTGTCACGAAAATAG
- a CDS encoding DUF982 domain-containing protein, with product MAVPKKRGRGALSRFERPVVVQVGRHGAEHIVFDVNDAADILLRDIQHQTEKRKNAMNACLRVLRGEAHPPSARRAFVTAALEAKMLRGD from the coding sequence ATGGCAGTGCCGAAGAAGCGAGGGAGGGGCGCCCTGAGCAGGTTTGAAAGGCCAGTTGTCGTCCAGGTGGGCCGCCATGGCGCAGAGCATATTGTGTTCGATGTCAATGACGCAGCAGATATCTTGCTCCGCGATATTCAGCACCAGACCGAGAAGCGAAAGAACGCGATGAACGCCTGTCTGCGGGTGCTGCGGGGTGAGGCTCATCCACCCTCGGCTCGACGTGCTTTCGTAACTGCCGCGCTCGAAGCAAAGATGCTTCGTGGTGATTAA
- a CDS encoding beta-ketoacyl-ACP synthase III, with translation MNRTARIIGLGHHVPARKVGNAEIEESLGLEAGWIEGRTGIRSRFWAEPGDTLSGLAAKAGEMALEAAGIDRKVVGLLLLATSTPDHLLPPSAPLVAHRLGLENAGGIDLAGACAGFIYALTFADGFVRLHNKPAIVIAANILSRRINPAERASAVLFADAAGAVVLAPSGDPCHGILGTALASDGSAYGLIQIPAGGSNRPFKQDMDIVDTRMTIADGREVFAKAVEMMSRCSTEALAAAGLSAPDVTRFVPHQANARILNAVGKSLGIEAERIVKTIAEYGNSSAATISLSLSVAHSANPFRPGENLLLAAAGAGLTGGALVVGF, from the coding sequence ATGAACCGCACGGCGCGCATCATTGGCCTTGGCCATCACGTGCCGGCTCGCAAGGTCGGCAATGCCGAGATCGAGGAAAGTCTTGGGCTGGAAGCAGGCTGGATCGAAGGACGAACCGGCATCCGTTCACGTTTCTGGGCGGAGCCAGGCGACACGCTTTCCGGGCTGGCGGCCAAAGCAGGCGAGATGGCCCTTGAGGCCGCCGGCATCGATCGCAAGGTGGTCGGCCTGCTTTTGCTGGCGACTTCGACGCCGGATCATCTCCTTCCGCCGAGCGCGCCGCTGGTTGCGCACAGGCTCGGCCTCGAAAATGCCGGCGGGATTGACCTCGCGGGAGCCTGCGCGGGTTTCATCTATGCCTTGACCTTCGCCGACGGCTTCGTGCGCTTGCACAACAAGCCGGCCATCGTCATCGCCGCAAACATATTGAGCCGCCGCATTAACCCGGCCGAGCGCGCGAGCGCCGTGCTGTTCGCCGATGCTGCGGGCGCGGTGGTGCTTGCTCCTTCCGGCGATCCTTGCCACGGCATACTCGGCACCGCACTTGCCTCTGACGGGTCCGCCTATGGCCTGATCCAAATCCCCGCCGGCGGCAGCAACCGTCCCTTCAAGCAAGACATGGACATCGTCGACACCCGCATGACGATCGCGGATGGGCGCGAAGTCTTCGCCAAGGCGGTCGAGATGATGAGCCGCTGCTCGACTGAGGCGCTGGCAGCGGCCGGCCTGTCGGCGCCGGACGTCACCCGTTTCGTGCCCCACCAGGCAAACGCCCGCATCCTCAACGCGGTCGGCAAGTCGCTTGGCATCGAGGCTGAGCGCATCGTCAAAACCATTGCCGAGTATGGGAACTCGTCGGCGGCAACGATTTCCCTGTCGCTGTCTGTTGCCCACAGCGCCAATCCCTTTCGACCGGGCGAGAATTTGCTGCTTGCAGCGGCCGGTGCCGGCTTGACCGGCGGGGCATTGGTGGTTGGTTTCTGA
- a CDS encoding adenosylmethionine--8-amino-7-oxononanoate transaminase: MSRSAVWHPFTQHATEPVPTTIVRTEGAYVDTREGKRVLDAISSWWVITHGHRQPKIMEAIRNATETLDQVIFAGLSHEPAERLAVALVELAPTGLDWVFYSDSGSTSVEVALKMALGFHRNNGAPRSRIVVMEHSYHGDTIGTMSVGARGVFNAAYEPLLFQVDKIPFPAAGRQQETLDSFERLARGREVAALIVEPLVLGAGGMLMYPASVLAELKRIAERSGTLFIADEVMTGWGRTGTMFACEQAAITPDILCTSKGLTGGSLPLAATLATDAIFRAHYSSDRTKTFFHSSSYTANPIACAAALANVGIWNDEPAAERVTALSRMQAEKIARFKGDARFENVRTTGTIAALDLSVGNAGYLAEVGPKLRTFFLQRGLLVRPLGNVIYLLPPYCVTSLELDRLYAAIDEAAALAGTGR, translated from the coding sequence TTGAGCCGCTCCGCCGTCTGGCATCCCTTTACCCAGCATGCCACCGAGCCGGTGCCGACGACGATTGTGCGCACCGAGGGCGCCTATGTCGATACGCGCGAAGGTAAGCGCGTACTCGACGCGATCTCCTCTTGGTGGGTCATCACGCACGGTCACCGCCAGCCGAAGATCATGGAGGCGATCCGGAACGCGACCGAGACGCTCGACCAGGTGATCTTTGCCGGCCTCAGCCACGAGCCGGCCGAGCGATTGGCAGTAGCGCTGGTCGAACTGGCGCCGACGGGTCTCGACTGGGTGTTCTATTCCGACAGCGGCTCGACCAGCGTCGAGGTGGCACTGAAGATGGCGCTGGGCTTTCATCGCAACAATGGGGCGCCGCGGTCACGCATCGTCGTCATGGAGCACAGCTATCACGGCGACACCATCGGCACGATGAGTGTGGGCGCGCGTGGCGTCTTCAACGCCGCATACGAGCCCCTGCTGTTTCAGGTCGACAAAATCCCCTTCCCTGCCGCGGGCCGGCAGCAGGAAACGCTCGATTCCTTCGAACGGCTCGCGCGTGGCCGCGAGGTTGCCGCATTGATCGTCGAGCCGCTAGTGCTCGGCGCAGGCGGCATGCTCATGTATCCGGCTTCAGTTCTCGCCGAACTCAAGCGCATTGCCGAACGCTCCGGAACGCTTTTCATCGCCGACGAAGTCATGACCGGCTGGGGCCGCACCGGCACAATGTTCGCCTGCGAGCAGGCAGCGATCACGCCAGACATATTGTGCACGTCCAAGGGGCTGACTGGCGGCTCGTTGCCGCTCGCGGCGACACTTGCCACCGATGCGATCTTCCGCGCCCACTATTCCAGCGATCGGACCAAGACCTTCTTCCATTCCAGCTCCTACACCGCGAACCCGATCGCCTGCGCGGCGGCGCTGGCGAATGTCGGTATCTGGAACGATGAGCCTGCGGCCGAGCGCGTAACTGCGTTGTCGCGGATGCAGGCGGAGAAGATTGCTCGGTTCAAGGGGGACGCGCGTTTCGAGAATGTTCGCACGACCGGCACCATCGCCGCGCTCGACCTCAGCGTCGGCAACGCCGGCTACCTCGCAGAGGTCGGCCCCAAACTGCGCACCTTCTTCCTCCAGCGCGGATTGCTGGTCCGCCCCCTCGGCAACGTCATTTACCTGCTGCCGCCCTATTGCGTGACATCGCTCGAACTCGACCGCCTCTATGCGGCAATAGACGAGGCGGCCGCGCTTGCGGGCACCGGCAGATGA
- the bioD gene encoding dethiobiotin synthase, which produces MSTRFVVTGTDTGIGKTVFAAGLAGLLDGFYWKPVQSGLDEETDSEIVARLSALPAGRVLPEVYRLSKPLSPHRSAEIDGVAIEAAKLSLPELPGPLIIEGAGGLMVPLNRKTKFIDIFREWQLPVILCARTALGTINHTLLSIEALRARSIPLLGIAFIGEEMADTQRTIAEMGKVRILGRLPLLDPLTPEALAAAMRALFSAADFMEIPH; this is translated from the coding sequence ATGTCCACACGCTTCGTCGTGACCGGCACCGATACCGGAATCGGCAAGACTGTGTTTGCGGCCGGTCTCGCGGGGCTGCTCGACGGCTTCTATTGGAAACCGGTGCAATCGGGCCTCGACGAGGAGACCGACAGCGAGATTGTTGCCCGCCTCTCGGCCCTGCCGGCAGGGCGCGTCCTGCCGGAAGTCTATCGTCTGAGCAAGCCACTGTCGCCGCATCGGTCGGCCGAAATCGACGGCGTCGCGATCGAGGCGGCAAAACTTTCGCTGCCAGAGCTGCCGGGCCCGCTCATCATTGAGGGTGCCGGCGGGCTGATGGTGCCGCTCAATCGGAAAACGAAGTTCATCGATATTTTTCGGGAATGGCAACTGCCGGTCATTCTCTGCGCGCGCACGGCGCTCGGCACGATCAACCACACCCTGCTCTCGATCGAGGCTTTGCGTGCCCGCTCAATACCTCTGCTCGGCATCGCCTTTATCGGCGAGGAGATGGCCGATACGCAAAGGACCATCGCCGAAATGGGCAAGGTGCGCATTCTCGGTCGCCTGCCGCTCCTCGACCCGCTGACGCCCGAGGCGCTTGCAGCGGCCATGCGCGCCCTGTTCAGCGCCGCCGACTTCATGGAGATCCCACATTGA